From a single Litorilinea aerophila genomic region:
- a CDS encoding type II toxin-antitoxin system VapC family toxin, which yields MIYLDTSVLVAYYVPEPLSDLAQQRLMAASAVIVSELAQIEFVRALAQRLRLGDLSWTAAQQVTTLFASHLAQGLYIPLHLHSVVYQEAQTYIRRFDLALKAPDALHLAAAALAQAPLVTADRQLARNANRLGVDCELLSVSRSG from the coding sequence ATGATTTACCTTGACACCAGCGTTCTGGTTGCCTATTATGTGCCGGAACCCCTGAGCGACCTGGCGCAACAACGATTGATGGCCGCTTCGGCTGTCATAGTGAGTGAGCTGGCCCAGATCGAATTTGTCAGAGCTTTGGCACAGCGGCTACGACTCGGCGATCTATCATGGACAGCCGCGCAGCAAGTTACCACACTCTTTGCCAGTCATCTGGCCCAGGGACTGTACATTCCTCTTCATCTGCACAGCGTTGTCTATCAGGAGGCGCAAACTTACATCAGGCGCTTCGATCTGGCTCTCAAAGCACCCGATGCGCTGCACCTGGCAGCTGCCGCGTTGGCCCAGGCCCCACTGGTTACGGCAGATCGGCAATTGGCGCGCAACGCCAACCGGTTGGGTGTCGACTGCGAATTGTTGAGCGTGTCGCGATCAGGATAA
- a CDS encoding intradiol ring-cleavage dioxygenase, whose translation MHPQTHLHPDSPQDLYDLGLKTDLVMLSQSPMTRRRVLSMGLMGIGALLAGCAPIGTPTPAATGGQPSTPEEATAAECVSPIPRETAGPFPGNGSQGPNLNVLIQSGVVRPDIRTSLGTGNTAAGVPLRLELTLVQAGGDCAPLPGYAIYLWHCDAQGRYSMYSPGAEAEDYLRGVQAADENGVVSFLTVFPGCYSGRWPHFHFEVYASVEEATGAGNVVHTSQIALPEDVCRSVYADDRYGSSMNNLSRLSLDQDGIFRDGWESQMAAVTGSVEEGFLARLTVGVPVA comes from the coding sequence ATGCATCCCCAAACCCATCTTCACCCAGATTCGCCCCAGGACCTCTACGACCTGGGCCTGAAGACCGACCTGGTGATGCTGAGCCAGTCGCCCATGACCCGGCGCCGGGTGCTCAGCATGGGCCTCATGGGCATTGGCGCGCTGCTGGCGGGATGCGCGCCCATTGGGACACCCACGCCGGCGGCCACCGGCGGCCAGCCCAGCACCCCGGAGGAGGCCACAGCGGCAGAATGTGTCTCGCCCATCCCCCGGGAGACGGCCGGCCCCTTCCCGGGCAATGGCTCCCAGGGCCCCAATCTCAACGTGTTGATCCAGTCCGGCGTGGTGCGGCCCGACATCCGCACCAGCCTGGGCACCGGCAACACCGCGGCAGGGGTTCCCCTTCGCCTGGAGCTGACGCTGGTCCAGGCCGGCGGCGACTGCGCCCCCCTGCCCGGTTACGCCATCTATCTGTGGCACTGCGACGCCCAGGGCCGCTATTCCATGTACAGCCCCGGCGCCGAAGCCGAGGACTACCTGCGGGGCGTCCAGGCGGCGGACGAGAACGGCGTGGTCTCCTTCCTCACCGTTTTCCCCGGCTGCTACTCTGGCCGCTGGCCCCATTTTCATTTCGAAGTCTATGCCTCGGTGGAGGAGGCCACCGGCGCCGGAAACGTGGTCCACACGTCCCAGATTGCCCTGCCGGAGGACGTGTGCCGGTCGGTCTACGCCGATGACCGCTACGGCAGCAGCATGAACAACCTGTCCCGGCTCTCCCTGGACCAGGACGGCATCTTCCGGGACGGATGGGAGTCCCAAATGGCGGCGGTAACCGGCTCGGTGGAGGAGGGCTTCCTGGCCCGACTCACCGTGGGCGTGCCCGTGGCATAG
- the katG gene encoding catalase/peroxidase HPI, with the protein MSENGKCPVHDTQAYRTQRRTNRDWWPNQLNLKVLHQNPPAGNPLGEDFDYAEAFSTLDLAAVKKDIEQVLTTSQDWWPADYGHYGPLIIRMAWHSAGTYRVSDGRGGASDGTQRFAPLNSWPDNINLDRARRLLWPVKKKYGRKLSWADLMILAGNVALESMGFQTFGFGGGREDVWEPDESVDWGPEGEWLGDERHDEEGLLREDLAADHMGLIYVNPEGPGGKPDPKAAARFIRQSFARMAMNDEETVALIAGGHTFGKTHGAAPSSYLGPDPEAAPIEAQGLGWQNSFGTGKGNDTITSGLEGAWTATPTQWDNSFFDNLFNYEWELEKSPGGAWQWRAKNPEAQNTVPDAHDPSKRHAPVMLTTDLALKEDPIYREISKRFHENPEEFQKAFAKAWYKLTHRDMGPRVRLLGPEVPEEELLWQDPIPEVDHELIGPAEIAELKQRILASGLTVPQLVRTAWASASTYRHSDKRGGANGARIRLAPQKDWPVNNPAELAHVLGVLEQIQQEFNRSRTDNVRVSLADLIVLGGCAAVEKAARDAGYDVTVPFEPGRTDASQEQTDVESFQWLEPKADGFRNYLSQKASRPAEELLVDKAQLLNLTAPEMTVLVGGMRALNANYDGSNLGILTNRPGLLTNDFFVNLLDMGTEWKALSEDGQLFEGRDRATGEHKWIASRFDLIFGANSQLRAIAEVYACDDAAEKFVHDFVAAWHKVMSLDRFDLARQRLEAKLQAKGLQQQAA; encoded by the coding sequence ATGAGCGAAAACGGCAAATGCCCGGTACACGACACCCAGGCCTATCGCACCCAGCGCCGGACCAACCGGGACTGGTGGCCGAATCAGTTGAACCTGAAGGTCCTCCACCAGAACCCGCCCGCCGGCAATCCCCTGGGCGAAGACTTCGACTACGCCGAGGCCTTCTCGACCCTGGACCTGGCGGCCGTCAAGAAGGACATCGAACAGGTGCTGACCACCTCCCAGGACTGGTGGCCGGCCGACTACGGCCACTATGGCCCCCTCATCATCCGCATGGCGTGGCACAGCGCCGGCACCTACCGGGTCAGCGACGGTCGGGGCGGCGCCTCCGACGGCACCCAGCGCTTCGCCCCCCTCAACAGCTGGCCCGATAACATCAACCTGGATCGAGCCCGCCGCCTCCTCTGGCCCGTCAAGAAGAAGTACGGCCGCAAGCTCTCCTGGGCCGACCTGATGATCCTGGCCGGCAACGTGGCGCTGGAATCCATGGGCTTCCAGACCTTTGGCTTCGGCGGCGGCCGGGAAGACGTCTGGGAGCCGGATGAGTCCGTCGACTGGGGGCCGGAAGGCGAGTGGCTGGGCGACGAGCGCCATGACGAGGAGGGCCTCCTGCGAGAGGACCTGGCCGCGGATCATATGGGCCTCATCTACGTCAATCCCGAAGGGCCCGGCGGCAAGCCGGATCCCAAAGCGGCCGCCCGCTTCATCCGCCAGTCCTTCGCCCGCATGGCCATGAACGACGAGGAGACGGTGGCCCTCATCGCCGGCGGCCACACCTTCGGCAAGACCCACGGGGCCGCGCCTTCCAGCTACCTCGGCCCGGACCCCGAGGCCGCGCCCATCGAGGCCCAGGGCCTGGGCTGGCAGAACAGCTTCGGCACCGGCAAGGGCAACGACACCATCACCAGCGGCCTGGAGGGCGCCTGGACGGCCACGCCGACCCAGTGGGACAACAGTTTCTTCGACAATCTCTTCAACTACGAGTGGGAGCTGGAAAAGAGCCCGGGCGGTGCCTGGCAGTGGCGGGCCAAGAATCCCGAAGCCCAGAACACCGTGCCCGATGCCCATGACCCGTCCAAGCGGCACGCCCCGGTGATGCTCACCACCGACCTGGCCCTGAAGGAAGATCCCATCTACCGGGAGATCTCCAAGCGCTTCCATGAAAACCCGGAGGAGTTCCAGAAAGCCTTCGCCAAGGCCTGGTACAAGCTGACCCATCGCGACATGGGCCCGCGCGTCCGCCTGCTCGGCCCCGAGGTGCCCGAGGAAGAGCTCCTGTGGCAGGACCCCATCCCAGAGGTGGACCACGAGCTGATCGGCCCCGCGGAGATCGCCGAGCTGAAGCAGCGCATCCTGGCTTCCGGCCTGACCGTGCCCCAGCTCGTCCGCACGGCCTGGGCCTCGGCCTCGACCTACCGGCACAGTGACAAGCGGGGTGGGGCCAACGGTGCCCGCATCCGCCTGGCGCCCCAGAAGGACTGGCCCGTCAACAACCCGGCGGAGCTGGCCCACGTCCTGGGCGTGTTGGAGCAGATCCAGCAGGAGTTCAACCGCTCCCGCACCGACAACGTCCGGGTCTCCCTGGCCGACCTGATCGTGTTGGGTGGCTGCGCGGCCGTGGAAAAGGCGGCCCGGGATGCCGGCTATGACGTCACCGTCCCCTTCGAGCCAGGCCGGACGGACGCCTCCCAGGAGCAGACGGACGTGGAGTCCTTCCAGTGGCTGGAGCCCAAGGCCGACGGCTTCCGCAACTACCTGAGCCAAAAGGCGAGCCGGCCAGCCGAGGAGCTGCTGGTGGACAAGGCCCAGCTGCTGAACCTGACCGCGCCCGAGATGACGGTGCTGGTGGGTGGCATGCGGGCCCTGAATGCCAACTACGACGGCTCCAACCTGGGCATTCTGACCAATCGTCCCGGCCTGCTCACCAACGATTTCTTCGTGAACCTGCTGGACATGGGCACGGAGTGGAAGGCCCTTTCCGAGGATGGGCAGCTCTTTGAGGGCCGCGATCGCGCCACCGGCGAGCACAAGTGGATCGCCAGCCGCTTCGACCTCATCTTCGGCGCCAACTCCCAGCTCCGGGCCATCGCCGAGGTCTACGCCTGCGACGACGCCGCCGAAAAGTTCGTCCACGACTTCGTGGCGGCCTGGCACAAGGTGATGAGCCTGGACCGCTTCGACCTGGCCCGGCAGCGCCTGGAGGCCAAGCTCCAGGCCAAGGGGCTGCAGCAGCAGGCGGCCTGA
- a CDS encoding (R)-mandelonitrile lyase, with protein MQIIRNGSQPSARGSAEWFTGAVRVDPLFQAPEPARVRCASVTFEPGARTAWHTHPLGQTLIVTAGRGRVQRWGGPVEEIRAGDVVWFEPGEKHWHGASPTTAMAHIAIQEALEGKTVEWMEQVSDEEYLG; from the coding sequence ATGCAAATCATCCGCAACGGTTCACAGCCCTCAGCCCGGGGATCCGCCGAGTGGTTCACCGGCGCGGTGCGCGTCGACCCGCTCTTCCAGGCACCGGAGCCGGCCCGGGTGCGCTGTGCCAGCGTCACCTTCGAGCCGGGCGCGCGCACCGCCTGGCATACCCATCCACTGGGGCAAACCCTGATCGTGACGGCCGGCCGCGGCCGGGTGCAGCGCTGGGGCGGCCCGGTGGAGGAGATCCGCGCCGGCGATGTGGTCTGGTTCGAGCCGGGGGAGAAGCACTGGCACGGTGCGTCACCGACGACGGCGATGGCGCATATCGCTATTCAAGAGGCGCTGGAGGGCAAGACGGTGGAGTGGATGGAACAAGTCAGCGATGAGGAGTACCTCGGATAA
- a CDS encoding acetamidase/formamidase family protein, producing MATQYQVEPTSSTANGETTGYETVFVNEFTNGILDPNQPMLGPVRDGGHIVANTAPGCWGPMITPEIRGGHEVTRPVAVAGAEPGDAIVLRIQDITVTSLATASGNDQHMQGRFLGDPYVAGRCPECGTLYPKTVIRGIGQEAVRCANCGADATPFTFTNGYTIAFDGNHQVGVTLHQEAAEEIARQAKRYAALPDNSIQNPILTFAPHDLVGLVARLRPFMGQLGTTPSMPIPDSHNAGDFGAFLIGAPHEYAITSEQLEEHRTDGHMDIDAVRAGAILICPVKAPGGGVYLGDMHALQGDGEIAGHTCDVSGTVTLQVHLLKGLHIDGPILLPVLEDLPFLARPLTAEERERALQVARAWGVERLEESAPISVIGTGPDLNAATDNGLARAAKLLGMTVPEVKNRATITGAIEIGRHPGVVQVTFRAPLERLEPLGLLPFIRDQYGIG from the coding sequence ATGGCAACCCAATATCAGGTTGAACCGACTTCGTCTACTGCCAACGGGGAAACGACAGGCTACGAGACGGTCTTCGTCAACGAATTCACCAACGGCATCCTGGACCCCAATCAGCCCATGCTCGGCCCGGTGCGGGACGGTGGCCACATCGTGGCCAATACCGCGCCCGGCTGCTGGGGGCCCATGATTACGCCGGAGATCCGGGGCGGCCACGAGGTGACCCGGCCGGTGGCCGTGGCCGGCGCCGAACCCGGCGACGCCATCGTGCTGCGCATCCAGGACATCACCGTCACCTCCCTGGCCACGGCCTCGGGCAACGACCAGCACATGCAGGGACGCTTCCTGGGCGATCCGTACGTGGCCGGTCGCTGCCCGGAATGTGGCACCCTCTATCCCAAGACGGTGATCCGGGGCATCGGCCAGGAGGCCGTGCGCTGTGCCAACTGCGGCGCCGATGCCACCCCCTTCACCTTCACCAACGGCTACACCATCGCCTTCGACGGCAATCATCAGGTCGGCGTGACCCTCCACCAGGAGGCCGCCGAGGAGATCGCCCGCCAGGCAAAGCGCTACGCCGCCCTGCCGGACAACTCCATCCAGAACCCCATCCTGACCTTCGCCCCCCACGACCTGGTGGGGCTGGTGGCCCGGCTGCGGCCTTTCATGGGACAACTGGGCACCACGCCCTCCATGCCCATCCCCGATTCCCACAACGCAGGGGACTTCGGCGCCTTCCTCATCGGCGCGCCCCACGAATACGCCATCACCAGCGAGCAGCTGGAGGAGCACCGGACCGACGGCCACATGGACATCGACGCGGTGCGGGCCGGCGCCATCCTCATCTGTCCGGTGAAGGCGCCGGGTGGGGGCGTCTACCTGGGCGACATGCACGCCCTCCAGGGCGACGGTGAGATCGCCGGCCACACCTGTGACGTCTCCGGTACGGTGACCCTGCAGGTTCACCTGCTCAAGGGGTTGCACATCGATGGCCCCATCCTGCTGCCGGTGCTGGAGGATCTCCCCTTCCTGGCCCGGCCATTGACGGCCGAGGAGCGGGAGCGGGCCCTGCAGGTGGCCCGGGCCTGGGGCGTGGAGCGCCTGGAAGAGTCGGCCCCCATTTCGGTCATCGGGACGGGTCCCGACCTGAACGCGGCAACCGACAACGGCCTGGCCCGGGCGGCGAAGCTCCTGGGCATGACCGTGCCGGAGGTGAAGAACCGGGCCACCATCACCGGCGCCATCGAAATCGGCCGCCATCCGGGCGTGGTGCAGGTGACCTTCCGGGCGCCCCTGGAGCGGCTGGAACCCCTGGGGCTGCTGCCCTTCATCCGCGACCAATACGGCATCGGGTAA
- a CDS encoding aldo/keto reductase → MSIIPTVTLNNGVKMPILGYGVFQIPDLAECERCVLDALEVGYRLIDTAASYGNEAAVGAAIKRSGVPREEIFVTTKLWLQDTGYEKTKRAFERSMQRLQLDYLDLYLIHQPYGDVHGSWRAMEELYREGRIRAIGVSNFYPDRVMDLIMYNEVVPAVNQIECHPFHQQIETQAFLSENNVQIESWGPFAEGRNNIFQNDVLRSIGEKHHKTVAQVILRWLIQRRVVAIPKTVRRERMEENFNVFDFELDAEDMAAIATLDTKTSAFFDHRDPAVVKRLCELKRST, encoded by the coding sequence GTGTCGATTATTCCAACTGTAACCCTCAACAACGGCGTCAAAATGCCGATTTTGGGCTATGGGGTCTTTCAAATTCCCGATCTCGCAGAATGTGAACGTTGCGTGCTGGATGCGCTGGAGGTCGGCTATCGGCTGATCGACACCGCCGCGTCGTATGGCAATGAAGCGGCAGTCGGCGCTGCCATCAAGCGCAGCGGCGTGCCCCGCGAGGAGATTTTCGTGACAACCAAGCTCTGGCTTCAGGACACCGGCTACGAAAAGACCAAACGGGCGTTCGAGCGGTCGATGCAACGGCTGCAACTGGACTACCTCGATCTCTATCTGATCCACCAGCCCTACGGCGATGTCCACGGCTCCTGGCGCGCCATGGAGGAGCTGTACCGGGAGGGACGCATCCGCGCCATCGGCGTCAGCAACTTTTATCCCGACCGGGTGATGGATCTCATCATGTACAACGAAGTGGTCCCGGCAGTGAACCAGATCGAATGTCATCCCTTCCATCAACAGATCGAGACCCAGGCTTTCCTGTCGGAAAACAACGTACAGATCGAATCGTGGGGGCCGTTTGCCGAAGGCAGAAACAACATCTTCCAAAACGACGTGCTGCGTTCGATTGGGGAGAAGCACCACAAGACTGTGGCGCAGGTCATCTTGCGCTGGCTGATCCAGCGCCGGGTCGTAGCGATCCCTAAGACGGTGCGCAGGGAGCGCATGGAGGAGAACTTCAACGTGTTCGACTTTGAGCTGGATGCCGAGGACATGGCAGCCATTGCGACGCTGGACACGAAGACCAGCGCATTCTTCGACCACCGGGACCCGGCGGTCGTGAAGCGGCTGTGCGAGCTGAAACGGTCTACGTAA
- a CDS encoding Fur family transcriptional regulator, which translates to MKNDPAALLRQHGLHVTAQRLAVLRAVAAHPHITADRVLELAQAELGAISRQAIYDALNTLADKGLIRRIQPMGSPARYEDRVGDNHHHLICRNCGRVVDVECAVGLAPCLTPSDTMGYEIDEAEVIYWGRCPSCRAQPEGESHPPG; encoded by the coding sequence ATGAAGAACGATCCGGCAGCTCTCCTGCGCCAACATGGCCTCCACGTCACCGCCCAGCGCCTGGCCGTCCTGCGGGCGGTAGCGGCGCATCCCCATATCACCGCCGACCGCGTCCTGGAATTGGCCCAGGCCGAGCTGGGGGCTATCTCCCGCCAGGCCATCTACGACGCCCTCAACACCCTGGCCGACAAAGGGCTCATCCGGCGCATCCAGCCCATGGGCTCACCGGCCCGCTACGAGGACCGGGTGGGCGACAACCACCACCACCTGATCTGCCGCAACTGTGGCCGTGTGGTGGATGTGGAGTGCGCGGTCGGCCTGGCCCCGTGCCTCACGCCCTCCGACACCATGGGTTACGAGATCGACGAGGCCGAGGTCATCTACTGGGGTCGCTGCCCCTCATGCCGGGCGCAGCCCGAAGGCGAGTCCCACCCCCCTGGATGA
- a CDS encoding RidA family protein, protein MAHRQLISSGSPYEPRIGFSRAVRVGPHVFVSGTAPIAPDGTPAAPGDPAGQARRCFEIIQAALEEAGASLAHVVRTRIFLRRIEDWAQVAQVHGEFFGAVRPASTVVEVSRFIDPAWLIEVEADAFIDLES, encoded by the coding sequence ATGGCGCACCGGCAGCTCATCTCCAGCGGCAGCCCCTATGAGCCCCGCATCGGCTTTTCCCGGGCCGTGCGGGTAGGCCCCCATGTCTTCGTCTCCGGCACGGCGCCCATCGCACCCGACGGCACGCCCGCTGCGCCCGGCGATCCGGCCGGCCAGGCCCGGCGTTGTTTCGAGATTATCCAGGCCGCGCTGGAAGAGGCGGGCGCCTCCCTGGCCCATGTGGTGCGCACCCGCATTTTCCTCAGACGCATTGAAGACTGGGCGCAGGTGGCTCAGGTTCACGGGGAGTTCTTCGGCGCTGTGCGGCCTGCATCCACTGTGGTCGAGGTGAGCCGTTTCATCGATCCGGCCTGGCTGATCGAGGTGGAGGCCGACGCCTTCATCGACCTGGAAAGCTGA
- a CDS encoding dihydrofolate reductase family protein has translation MRRIRYQVACSLDGYIAGPNGEVDWIPPEPDIDFEAFFAQFDTLLMGRKTYEILSLDDPTYGHLYADKALIVASRTLRPEAHPRATVVAELTPAYLEQLRRQPGKDIWLFGGGELFRTLLAMGHVDTVELAMVPILLGSGVPFLPPPASRHRLKPLDQQLFPQSGIILLNYAVAPNGAPSSE, from the coding sequence ATGAGACGCATCCGCTACCAGGTGGCCTGCAGCCTGGACGGCTACATCGCCGGCCCCAACGGCGAAGTGGATTGGATTCCCCCGGAGCCGGATATCGACTTCGAGGCCTTCTTTGCCCAGTTCGATACCCTGCTCATGGGGCGCAAGACCTATGAAATCCTGTCGCTGGATGATCCCACCTACGGCCACCTCTACGCAGACAAGGCCCTCATCGTAGCCTCCCGTACCCTGCGGCCCGAGGCGCACCCCCGTGCCACGGTGGTCGCCGAGCTCACGCCGGCCTATCTGGAGCAACTGCGCCGCCAGCCCGGGAAGGACATCTGGCTGTTTGGCGGGGGCGAACTGTTCAGGACGCTGCTGGCCATGGGCCATGTGGATACCGTGGAGCTGGCAATGGTGCCCATACTCCTGGGAAGCGGCGTGCCCTTCCTGCCACCACCTGCGTCCCGGCACCGCCTTAAGCCGCTTGACCAGCAGCTCTTCCCCCAATCCGGCATCATCCTCTTGAACTATGCGGTAGCGCCGAACGGTGCGCCGTCTTCAGAATGA
- a CDS encoding MoaD/ThiS family protein, translating into MDITVRLSAGLAQEIGQARLQLTLPETATVADLYASGCGPVIRPRAPRSTRPSLLLPAAMSL; encoded by the coding sequence ATGGACATCACCGTACGCCTCAGCGCTGGCCTGGCCCAGGAGATCGGGCAGGCGCGCCTGCAGCTGACCCTCCCGGAAACGGCCACCGTGGCCGATCTCTACGCCTCTGGCTGCGGACCCGTTATCCGGCCCAGAGCGCCCAGATCGACACGGCCATCCCTGTTATTGCCGGCCGCCATGTCCCTATGA
- a CDS encoding type II toxin-antitoxin system Phd/YefM family antitoxin, with protein sequence MVEVNIRELRKQLAAYIARAEAGEEIVVTRHGKAVARLTAPVRPRPQFPDLTEFRASIALRGEAMSETIIAERQDARY encoded by the coding sequence ATGGTAGAAGTGAACATTAGAGAGCTACGAAAACAACTGGCCGCATATATTGCCCGTGCGGAAGCAGGTGAAGAAATCGTCGTTACCCGGCATGGAAAAGCTGTTGCCAGACTGACGGCGCCGGTACGTCCACGGCCACAGTTCCCCGATCTAACCGAGTTTCGAGCCAGCATCGCGCTGCGCGGGGAAGCCATGAGCGAAACCATCATCGCCGAACGTCAAGATGCGCGCTATTAA
- a CDS encoding carboxymuconolactone decarboxylase family protein, whose amino-acid sequence MSEPKQPSRAQQLVGDFAPKLAELTDEVLFGDVWARPELSPRDRSLVTVAALIANGNTEQLSGHLLRARENGLTESELAEVIIHLAFYAGWPRAMSAVRVAREVFNR is encoded by the coding sequence ATGTCTGAACCAAAGCAACCTTCCCGTGCGCAGCAGTTGGTGGGCGATTTTGCGCCCAAGTTGGCGGAATTGACCGATGAAGTGTTGTTTGGCGACGTGTGGGCGCGGCCGGAGCTTTCCCCCCGCGACCGCAGCCTGGTGACCGTGGCCGCGCTGATCGCCAACGGCAACACCGAGCAGCTCTCCGGCCACCTGCTCCGAGCCAGGGAGAACGGTCTCACGGAAAGCGAGCTGGCCGAGGTCATCATTCACCTGGCCTTCTATGCCGGTTGGCCCCGGGCGATGTCGGCCGTCCGGGTGGCGCGCGAGGTCTTCAACCGATAA